In Bacillus toyonensis BCT-7112, a single window of DNA contains:
- a CDS encoding SDR family oxidoreductase has product MNYSNLKGGSFVRHALITAGTKGLGKQVTEKLLAKGYSVTVTYHSDITAMETMKETYKNMEERLQFVQADVTKKEDLHKIVEEAMSRFGKIDFLINNAGPYVFERKKLVDYEEEEWNEMIQGNLTAVFHLLKLVVPVMRKQNFGRIINYGFQGADSAPGWIYRSAFAAAKVGLVSLTKTVAYEEAEYGITANMVCPGDIIGEMKEATIQEARQLKSHNTPIGRSGTGEDIARTISFLCEDDSDMITGTIIEVTGAVDVIHRHR; this is encoded by the coding sequence ATGAACTATAGCAATTTAAAAGGGGGCAGTTTTGTGAGACATGCGCTCATTACAGCCGGTACGAAAGGTTTAGGAAAGCAAGTAACAGAAAAATTATTGGCTAAAGGCTATTCAGTAACAGTAACATATCATAGCGATATAACGGCTATGGAAACGATGAAAGAAACATATAAAAATATGGAAGAGCGTCTACAATTCGTGCAAGCGGATGTCACGAAAAAGGAAGATTTACATAAAATAGTAGAAGAAGCGATGAGCCGTTTTGGCAAAATTGACTTTTTAATTAATAATGCTGGTCCATATGTATTTGAACGGAAAAAGTTAGTCGATTATGAAGAAGAAGAATGGAATGAAATGATTCAGGGCAATTTAACAGCGGTATTTCATTTATTAAAACTTGTCGTTCCGGTCATGAGAAAACAGAACTTTGGCCGTATTATTAATTACGGATTTCAAGGGGCAGATAGTGCACCGGGATGGATTTATCGCTCAGCTTTCGCGGCAGCAAAAGTAGGACTTGTTTCATTAACGAAAACAGTTGCTTACGAAGAAGCGGAATACGGTATTACTGCGAACATGGTATGTCCTGGTGATATTATTGGTGAAATGAAAGAGGCGACAATTCAAGAAGCACGCCAGCTGAAAAGTCATAACACACCAATTGGTAGATCTGGAACAGGTGAAGATATCGCAAGAACGATTTCGTTTTTATGTGAGGACGATTCCGATATGATTACCGGTACAATTATTGAAGTGACTGGTGCAGTGGATGTTATTCATAGACATCGATAG
- a CDS encoding YitT family protein, with product MRNIQSRQIIKEVFMVLIGSFILAAALYHIHFQNHLTEGGFVGIALFIQNFYDISPSISTVIMDIPIILLCASFLGKKMVGYSFLGSISFGVFYSLMENYSPFTVDLSNNLFIAAIVGGALAGIGLGFILRFGGATGGDDILTIVLSKRTRFTIGQIFFVFDAIVLALSLYYLNWTEIAFTILSIAVQAKTLDLIYYPKAEKAAEKQPVSIPMTKKHATN from the coding sequence ATGAGGAACATCCAAAGTCGACAAATTATTAAAGAAGTTTTTATGGTTTTAATCGGTTCATTTATTTTAGCGGCAGCGCTATATCACATTCACTTCCAAAACCACTTAACAGAAGGTGGATTTGTAGGTATTGCACTATTCATCCAAAATTTTTATGATATTTCACCATCTATTTCAACTGTAATAATGGATATCCCAATTATTTTACTGTGCGCTTCATTTTTAGGTAAAAAAATGGTTGGCTATTCATTTTTAGGTTCAATTTCATTCGGAGTATTTTATTCCCTTATGGAAAATTATTCTCCATTTACGGTAGATTTATCAAACAATTTATTTATAGCTGCAATAGTTGGCGGTGCTTTAGCTGGTATTGGACTCGGTTTTATATTGCGATTTGGCGGTGCAACCGGTGGAGACGATATTTTAACAATTGTATTAAGTAAACGAACTCGTTTTACAATTGGGCAAATTTTCTTCGTCTTTGACGCGATTGTTCTTGCGCTTTCATTATATTATTTAAATTGGACAGAAATTGCTTTTACTATTCTTTCAATTGCCGTACAGGCAAAAACATTGGATTTAATTTATTATCCAAAAGCAGAAAAAGCAGCAGAAAAGCAACCAGTATCTATTCCAATGACCAAAAAACATGCAACAAATTAA
- a CDS encoding universal stress protein yields MNNTYTNILIAVDGSKEAEKAFKKAIQVAKRNNAKLTIAHIVDVKAYSAVEAYSRAIAERANLFAEDLLEDYKKTALEAGLEKIETVLEFGNPKSKISKEIAPNHKVDLIMCGATGLNAVERFLIGSVSEHIIRYAKCDVLVVRGDEEQGDL; encoded by the coding sequence ATGAATAATACATATACAAATATTTTAATCGCGGTGGACGGTTCTAAAGAAGCAGAAAAAGCCTTTAAAAAAGCAATTCAAGTCGCAAAACGAAACAATGCAAAATTAACAATTGCTCATATCGTTGATGTAAAAGCATACTCAGCAGTAGAAGCTTATAGCCGCGCAATTGCTGAACGTGCAAATCTATTTGCAGAAGACTTATTAGAAGACTACAAAAAAACTGCGCTTGAAGCTGGCCTTGAAAAAATTGAAACTGTATTAGAATTTGGTAATCCTAAATCTAAAATTTCAAAAGAAATCGCTCCAAACCATAAAGTAGATTTAATTATGTGTGGTGCGACTGGTTTAAATGCTGTTGAGCGTTTCTTAATCGGTAGCGTCTCTGAACATATTATTCGCTATGCGAAATGCGATGTCCTTGTTGTTCGTGGTGATGAGGAGCAAGGTGATCTTTAA
- the ald gene encoding alanine dehydrogenase has protein sequence MRIGIPTEIKNNENRVAMTPAGAVHLVQNGHEVFVQKGAGLGSGFTDEEYVQAGAKLVETAEEAWNQDMVMKVKEPVASEYGNFREGLILFTYLHLAPEPELTKALIDNKVVSIAYETVQLDNRSLPLLAPMSEVAGRMSAQIGAQFLEKNKGGKGILLAGVPGVKRGKVTVIGGGQAGTNAAKIAVGLGADVTIIDLSAERLRQLDDIFGNQVKTLMSNPYNIAEAVRESDLVIGAVLIPGAKAPKLVTEEMIQSMEPGSVVVDIAIDQGGIFETTDRITTHDNPTYEKHGVVHYAVANMPGAVPRTSTLALTNVTVPYALQIANKGYKDACLGNSALLKGINTLDGYVTFEAVAEAHGLQYADAKELLEKAPALS, from the coding sequence ATGCGTATCGGTATTCCAACAGAAATTAAAAACAATGAAAACCGTGTGGCAATGACGCCAGCGGGAGCAGTACATTTAGTACAAAATGGTCATGAAGTTTTTGTTCAAAAAGGAGCAGGTTTAGGATCTGGCTTTACAGATGAAGAATATGTACAAGCTGGTGCGAAACTTGTTGAAACTGCTGAAGAAGCATGGAACCAAGATATGGTTATGAAGGTAAAAGAGCCAGTTGCAAGTGAATACGGTAATTTCCGCGAAGGTTTAATTTTATTCACATACTTACACTTAGCTCCAGAACCAGAATTAACGAAAGCATTAATTGATAACAAAGTGGTATCAATTGCATACGAAACAGTACAATTAGACAATCGTTCTTTACCATTACTTGCACCTATGAGTGAAGTAGCTGGTCGTATGTCTGCACAAATCGGTGCACAGTTCCTTGAGAAAAACAAAGGTGGTAAAGGTATTTTACTTGCAGGCGTTCCAGGGGTGAAACGCGGCAAAGTAACAGTTATCGGTGGTGGTCAAGCTGGTACAAACGCAGCGAAGATTGCAGTAGGTTTAGGTGCAGATGTAACAATCATCGACTTAAGTGCAGAACGTCTTCGTCAATTAGATGACATTTTCGGTAACCAAGTAAAAACGTTAATGTCTAATCCTTACAACATTGCAGAAGCAGTAAGAGAATCTGATCTTGTTATTGGTGCGGTATTAATTCCAGGTGCAAAAGCGCCAAAACTTGTAACAGAAGAAATGATTCAATCAATGGAACCAGGTTCTGTCGTTGTAGATATTGCGATTGACCAAGGTGGTATTTTCGAAACAACTGACCGTATTACAACTCATGACAACCCAACTTACGAAAAACATGGCGTTGTTCATTATGCAGTTGCAAATATGCCAGGTGCGGTTCCACGTACATCAACTCTTGCATTAACAAACGTAACAGTACCATATGCATTACAAATTGCTAACAAAGGCTATAAAGACGCTTGCTTAGGCAATTCTGCATTACTAAAAGGTATTAACACATTAGATGGATATGTAACATTCGAAGCAGTTGCAGAAGCACACGGCTTACAATACGCTGATGCAAAAGAGCTTCTTGAAAAAGCTCCTGCTTTATCATAA
- a CDS encoding VOC family protein, translated as MVQSIVHIALVVKDYDEAIEFYTKKLNFTLVQGIYQPEQNKRWVVVSPPGSVGTTILLARASKPEQDSFIGNQSGGRVFLFLNTDDFWRDYNEMISRGIEFVREPKEQEYGIVAVFKDLYGNLWDLLQLKDDHPIVQRIK; from the coding sequence ATGGTTCAATCAATAGTTCATATCGCATTAGTAGTAAAAGACTACGATGAGGCAATAGAGTTCTATACAAAGAAACTAAATTTCACACTAGTCCAAGGTATATATCAGCCAGAGCAAAACAAGAGATGGGTAGTGGTATCACCTCCTGGTTCAGTCGGCACCACAATATTACTGGCTAGAGCATCTAAACCGGAGCAAGATTCTTTTATTGGTAACCAGTCAGGCGGCAGAGTTTTTCTTTTCTTAAATACTGACGATTTTTGGAGAGATTATAATGAAATGATTTCAAGAGGAATAGAATTTGTAAGAGAGCCGAAAGAGCAAGAATATGGAATAGTTGCAGTATTCAAGGATTTATACGGGAATTTATGGGATTTGTTGCAACTAAAAGACGACCATCCAATTGTTCAAAGAATTAAGTAG
- a CDS encoding NUDIX hydrolase yields MYPRAKSFGIVIHHNRLLLQEYNIDNETYYRPLGGSIELGEKSDETVIREFNEELHTEIEIIDYLGCLENIFHLDEEIGHEIIQLYSLRLLDRSLYEMEIVNIQDEQTASYAKWVPITAFIQKEKLLYPDGILKYIKKKKDEIL; encoded by the coding sequence ATGTACCCACGTGCAAAATCCTTTGGTATTGTTATACATCACAATCGACTTCTACTACAAGAATATAATATAGACAATGAAACCTATTACCGTCCTCTTGGTGGATCAATTGAACTCGGAGAAAAATCAGATGAAACAGTTATTCGAGAGTTTAATGAAGAGCTTCATACAGAAATAGAAATTATCGATTATTTAGGTTGCTTAGAAAACATCTTTCATCTAGATGAGGAAATTGGTCATGAGATTATTCAACTATATTCTTTGCGTTTATTAGACAGATCACTATATGAAATGGAAATAGTGAATATACAAGATGAGCAAACGGCGTCATATGCAAAATGGGTTCCCATTACTGCATTCATTCAGAAGGAAAAATTATTATATCCAGATGGAATTTTAAAATATATTAAAAAGAAAAAAGACGAAATCCTATAG
- a CDS encoding EcsC family protein — MRSKREQAILDNIKEWEAQLVEQEATDFQKVFDKWLHTTVAKLPEKKRKEFFTKADGWLFHLHALIQSSQSQLDARNRILGTSRLFNESIEQLEDLKALSIDQLTYIAEQQTARHRLYSFVQGGATGAGGLLLLTADFPVMIALNVKAVQLIATSFGHDVNKPYEMMLALKVFHASLLPGRLQQYAWYNLLRELEQEDSFFYEGDEAVLQTASTEVLLKQILKTFSIYALRRKLFQGIPVIGMAIGSTVNYRLTRNVTEFANRFYQVRHIMEKEKKS; from the coding sequence ATGCGATCGAAGCGAGAACAAGCCATTTTAGACAATATAAAGGAATGGGAAGCGCAATTAGTTGAGCAAGAAGCGACCGATTTTCAAAAAGTGTTTGATAAATGGTTACATACTACAGTTGCGAAATTACCTGAGAAAAAACGAAAAGAATTCTTTACGAAAGCAGATGGATGGCTTTTTCATTTGCATGCACTGATTCAAAGTTCACAATCACAATTAGATGCACGTAATCGTATTTTAGGAACATCAAGATTATTTAATGAATCAATTGAACAACTTGAAGATTTGAAAGCATTATCTATTGATCAGTTAACATACATAGCAGAGCAACAAACAGCACGTCATCGTCTATATTCATTCGTGCAAGGCGGAGCAACGGGTGCTGGAGGATTATTATTATTGACAGCTGATTTTCCGGTTATGATTGCGTTAAATGTGAAGGCTGTCCAACTTATTGCAACATCGTTTGGGCATGATGTGAACAAGCCTTATGAAATGATGCTGGCGTTAAAGGTGTTTCATGCGTCATTATTGCCAGGAAGACTTCAGCAATACGCTTGGTACAACTTGCTACGAGAGCTGGAGCAAGAAGATTCGTTCTTTTATGAAGGAGACGAAGCAGTGTTACAAACAGCCTCTACCGAAGTTTTGTTAAAGCAAATTTTGAAAACATTTTCAATTTATGCTCTTCGTCGTAAATTATTCCAAGGTATCCCAGTCATCGGAATGGCAATTGGATCTACAGTAAATTATCGTTTAACAAGAAATGTTACTGAATTTGCCAATCGATTTTATCAAGTGCGCCACATAATGGAGAAAGAAAAAAAATCATAA
- a CDS encoding class I SAM-dependent methyltransferase: MSQTVETLFSIFDSSTVVLRKELDVTYLEALVETGDNLFEGAILQEELSESTIERLNREYSTFNEETYKGEEIRKAFQLAILKGMKEGVQANHEMTPDAVGMFMSYLFHKFMQGKTEITVLDPAIGTGNLMTTVFNSAKEELAMSGFGVEVDEVLIKLALVNANLQKHGIEFFHQDGLAPLYIDPVDAVVSDLPIGYYPNEISASEYKLKADQGMSYAHHLFIEQSVKHTKEGGYLFFLVPNFIFESDQAPKLHAFIKETCFIQGLLQLPVSMFKNEKNAKSIFVLQKKGQGVTMPKQALLVELPKFSNMKAMENIMDQLNTWFATQK, translated from the coding sequence GTGAGTCAGACAGTGGAAACATTATTTTCTATTTTTGATTCTTCTACGGTAGTTTTACGTAAAGAATTAGATGTAACATATTTAGAGGCGCTTGTAGAAACAGGTGATAACTTGTTTGAAGGTGCGATTTTACAAGAGGAATTATCCGAATCAACAATTGAAAGGTTGAATCGTGAATATAGTACGTTTAATGAAGAAACATATAAAGGTGAAGAAATTCGTAAAGCATTTCAGCTAGCCATTTTAAAAGGAATGAAAGAGGGCGTACAAGCAAATCACGAAATGACGCCAGATGCAGTTGGAATGTTCATGAGCTACTTATTCCATAAATTTATGCAAGGCAAAACAGAAATTACTGTTTTAGATCCTGCAATTGGAACAGGTAATTTAATGACTACAGTATTTAATAGCGCTAAAGAAGAGCTAGCAATGAGTGGATTTGGTGTAGAAGTGGATGAAGTGCTAATTAAACTTGCTTTAGTAAATGCAAATTTACAAAAGCATGGAATCGAATTCTTCCATCAAGATGGACTAGCACCACTTTATATTGATCCAGTTGATGCAGTCGTTTCAGATTTACCAATTGGTTATTATCCAAACGAAATCAGTGCGAGTGAATATAAGTTAAAAGCAGATCAAGGAATGTCATATGCGCATCACTTATTTATTGAACAAAGTGTGAAACATACGAAAGAAGGCGGGTATTTATTCTTCTTAGTACCAAACTTTATTTTTGAAAGTGATCAAGCGCCGAAACTACATGCATTTATTAAAGAAACATGCTTTATTCAAGGTTTGTTACAGCTACCTGTTTCCATGTTTAAAAACGAGAAAAATGCAAAAAGTATATTTGTTCTCCAAAAGAAAGGCCAAGGTGTAACAATGCCGAAACAGGCACTACTAGTGGAATTACCTAAATTCTCTAATATGAAGGCTATGGAGAACATTATGGATCAATTAAATACTTGGTTTGCAACACAAAAGTAA
- the ackA gene encoding acetate kinase, which translates to MSKIIAINAGSSSLKFQLFEMPSETVLTKGLVERIGLEDSIFTITVDGEKQKEITNIPDHAVAVNMLLSKLTENGIVKSLDEIGGIGHRVVHGGEKFADSVLITDEVLAEIEELSDLAPLHNPANLVGIKAFQEVLPNVPAVAVFDTAFHQTMPESAFLYSLPYEYYEKFGIRKYGFHGTSHKYVTERAAELLGRPIESLSLLSCHLGNGASIAAVEGGKSIDTSMGFTPLAGVTMGTRSGNIDPALIPYIMEKTGQTVEEVVNVLNKKSGMLGLTGYSSDLRDIIAKEEEGDHRAKVALDVFVSRIHKYIGSYTARMKGVDAIIFTAGVGENSAIIRERVLEGLEYMGVYFDAKRNNVFGEEAFISFPHSPVKIIVIPTDEEVMIARDVLRLGDIG; encoded by the coding sequence ATGTCAAAAATCATCGCGATTAACGCAGGAAGCTCTTCCTTAAAATTCCAATTATTTGAAATGCCAAGTGAAACAGTATTAACAAAAGGTTTAGTAGAACGTATCGGTTTAGAAGATAGTATCTTCACTATTACTGTAGATGGCGAAAAACAAAAAGAAATTACAAACATCCCAGATCACGCAGTAGCAGTTAACATGCTTCTTAGCAAATTAACTGAAAATGGAATCGTAAAATCTCTTGATGAGATTGGCGGTATCGGTCACCGTGTTGTACACGGCGGCGAAAAATTTGCGGATTCTGTTTTAATTACTGATGAAGTATTAGCGGAAATCGAAGAATTAAGCGATTTAGCACCACTTCACAACCCAGCAAACCTTGTTGGTATTAAAGCATTCCAAGAAGTATTACCAAACGTACCAGCAGTAGCAGTATTCGATACAGCATTCCACCAAACAATGCCGGAATCTGCATTCCTATACAGCTTACCGTATGAGTACTATGAGAAATTTGGTATCCGTAAATACGGTTTCCACGGAACTTCTCATAAATACGTAACTGAGCGTGCGGCTGAATTATTAGGTCGTCCAATTGAAAGCTTAAGCCTACTTTCTTGTCACTTAGGTAACGGTGCAAGTATCGCAGCAGTAGAAGGCGGTAAGTCTATCGATACTTCTATGGGCTTCACTCCACTTGCTGGTGTAACAATGGGTACACGTTCTGGTAACATTGACCCTGCGTTAATTCCATACATCATGGAAAAAACAGGCCAAACTGTAGAAGAAGTAGTTAACGTATTAAACAAGAAGAGTGGTATGTTAGGTCTTACTGGTTACTCTAGTGACCTACGTGACATCATTGCGAAAGAAGAAGAAGGCGACCACCGTGCGAAAGTAGCACTTGACGTGTTCGTAAGCCGTATCCATAAATATATCGGTTCTTACACAGCTCGTATGAAAGGCGTTGACGCTATCATCTTTACAGCTGGTGTAGGTGAAAACAGTGCAATTATTCGTGAGCGCGTATTAGAAGGCCTTGAGTACATGGGCGTATACTTCGACGCAAAACGCAATAACGTATTCGGTGAAGAAGCATTCATCAGCTTCCCTCACTCTCCAGTAAAAATTATCGTAATTCCAACTGACGAAGAAGTTATGATTGCTCGTGACGTACTACGTCTTGGAGATATTGGTTAA
- a CDS encoding argininosuccinate synthase, which produces MEKKKVVLAYSGGLDTSVAIKWLQEKNYDIIALCLDLGEGKDLAFVKEKALSVGAIKSYMIDVQEEFANEYALMAMQAHTLYEGKYPLVSALSRPLIAKKLVEIAVQEGATAVAHGCTGKGNDQVRFEVSIQALNPYLEVIAPVREWKWSREEEIAYAKENDVPIPINLDSPFSIDQNLWGRSNECGILEDPWAAPPEDAYEMTLALEDTPNKPEFVEIGFEAGVPTTLNGTSYLLSELIKTLNALAGKHGVGRIDHVENRLVGIKSREVYECPAAMTLITAHKELEDLTHVKEVAHFKPVIEQKITELIYNGLWFSPLKQALHAFLQETQKHVTGTVRVKLFKGHAIVEGRKSEYSLYDEKLATYTAQDEFNHDAAVGFISLFGLPTKVYSQVNQKKVEA; this is translated from the coding sequence ATGGAGAAGAAAAAAGTTGTATTAGCATATTCCGGAGGTCTTGATACTTCCGTTGCAATTAAATGGTTACAAGAGAAGAATTATGATATTATCGCGCTTTGTTTAGATTTAGGAGAAGGAAAAGACTTAGCGTTTGTAAAAGAAAAAGCACTTTCAGTAGGTGCAATTAAATCGTATATGATTGATGTTCAAGAAGAATTCGCGAATGAATATGCATTGATGGCGATGCAAGCACACACGTTATACGAAGGGAAATATCCTCTTGTCTCTGCATTATCTCGTCCACTTATTGCGAAAAAATTAGTAGAAATCGCAGTACAAGAAGGCGCAACTGCAGTTGCACACGGATGTACAGGGAAAGGGAATGACCAAGTTCGTTTTGAAGTTTCTATTCAAGCATTGAATCCATATTTAGAAGTGATTGCGCCTGTACGTGAATGGAAGTGGTCACGTGAAGAAGAAATTGCATATGCAAAAGAAAACGATGTACCAATTCCAATTAATTTAGATAGCCCATTCTCAATCGATCAAAACTTATGGGGACGCAGCAACGAATGTGGAATTTTAGAAGATCCATGGGCAGCGCCGCCAGAAGATGCATACGAAATGACATTAGCATTAGAAGATACACCGAATAAACCAGAGTTTGTAGAAATTGGATTTGAAGCAGGAGTACCGACGACTTTAAATGGCACTTCATATTTACTGTCAGAACTAATTAAAACGTTAAATGCCCTTGCTGGAAAACATGGCGTTGGACGTATCGATCACGTAGAAAATCGTCTTGTCGGTATTAAATCTCGTGAAGTATACGAATGCCCAGCAGCAATGACGTTAATTACAGCGCATAAAGAGTTGGAAGATTTAACACACGTGAAAGAAGTAGCACATTTTAAACCGGTGATTGAACAGAAAATAACGGAACTTATTTATAATGGCTTATGGTTCTCTCCTTTAAAACAAGCGCTTCATGCATTTTTACAAGAAACGCAAAAGCATGTAACAGGTACAGTGCGTGTGAAATTATTTAAAGGTCATGCGATTGTAGAAGGGCGTAAATCTGAATACTCGTTATATGATGAGAAATTAGCTACGTATACTGCCCAGGATGAATTTAATCATGATGCAGCAGTTGGATTCATTTCATTATTCGGTTTACCGACGAAAGTATACAGTCAAGTGAATCAAAAGAAGGTGGAAGCGTGA
- the argH gene encoding argininosuccinate lyase: MSKLWGGRFTEEAEAWVEEFGASISFDQQLVNQDINGSIAHVTMLAKQGIVTKEEAEKIKLGLQYLLEEAKQNKLHFSVEAEDIHLNIEKMLIEKIGEVGGKLHTGRSRNDQVATDMHLYIKEKVEDIIKATKQLQTVLVHQAENNIETIMPGYTHLQRAQPISFAHHILAYFWMLERDVNRYEDSLKRINISPLGAGALAGTTFPIDREYSAELLGFNGIYENSLDAVSDRDFILEFLSNSSMLMMHLSRFCEELILWSSQEFQFIEMSDQYATGSSIMPQKKNPDMAELIRGKTGRVYGNLFSLLTVMKGLPLAYNKDLQEDKEGMFDTVKTVEGCLHIMAGMLETMTVNKEKMGQAVTQDFSNATEIADYLANKGLPFRQAHEIVGKLVLHCTQKGIYLLDVPLETYKEMSSLFEEDLYEVLSPYAAVKRRNSAGGTGFEQIKNALEKAKGLTKEVIKN; this comes from the coding sequence GTGAGCAAACTTTGGGGCGGACGTTTTACAGAAGAAGCGGAAGCGTGGGTTGAAGAGTTTGGAGCGTCCATCTCCTTCGATCAACAATTAGTCAATCAAGATATAAATGGGAGTATTGCACACGTAACGATGCTAGCAAAGCAAGGGATCGTTACGAAAGAAGAAGCCGAGAAAATAAAGCTAGGTCTTCAATATTTATTAGAAGAAGCGAAACAAAATAAGTTACATTTCTCAGTTGAAGCTGAGGACATTCATTTAAACATTGAAAAGATGTTAATTGAAAAAATCGGTGAAGTGGGAGGGAAACTTCATACAGGCCGAAGCCGTAACGACCAAGTGGCAACAGATATGCATTTGTATATAAAAGAAAAGGTAGAAGATATTATAAAAGCTACAAAACAATTGCAAACTGTTCTTGTTCATCAAGCAGAAAATAATATTGAAACAATTATGCCTGGCTATACGCACTTGCAACGTGCGCAGCCTATATCATTTGCACATCATATTCTTGCTTACTTTTGGATGTTAGAGCGTGATGTGAATCGTTATGAAGATTCGTTAAAGCGTATTAACATTTCGCCATTAGGAGCAGGAGCGTTAGCTGGGACAACATTCCCGATTGATCGTGAATATAGTGCGGAGCTTCTTGGATTTAATGGAATCTATGAAAATAGTTTAGATGCAGTAAGCGATCGTGATTTCATATTGGAGTTCCTAAGTAACTCATCTATGCTCATGATGCACTTATCACGCTTTTGCGAAGAACTTATTTTATGGAGTAGCCAAGAGTTTCAATTTATTGAAATGAGCGATCAATACGCAACGGGAAGCAGCATTATGCCGCAAAAGAAAAATCCAGATATGGCGGAACTAATCCGCGGTAAAACAGGCAGAGTATACGGTAATTTATTCAGTTTACTTACAGTAATGAAAGGATTACCGCTCGCGTACAATAAAGACTTACAAGAAGATAAAGAAGGAATGTTTGATACAGTAAAAACAGTAGAAGGATGCCTTCATATTATGGCAGGCATGCTGGAAACGATGACTGTAAACAAAGAAAAAATGGGGCAAGCTGTGACCCAAGATTTCTCTAACGCAACAGAAATTGCGGACTACTTAGCGAACAAAGGACTACCATTCCGTCAAGCTCATGAAATTGTTGGGAAGTTAGTTCTACATTGCACACAAAAAGGAATTTATTTATTAGATGTCCCACTTGAAACATATAAAGAAATGAGCTCTTTATTTGAAGAAGATTTGTATGAAGTTCTTTCACCATATGCGGCTGTAAAGCGCCGTAATAGTGCTGGTGGGACAGGGTTTGAGCAAATCAAAAACGCTTTGGAGAAGGCGAAGGGGTTAACGAAAGAAGTTATTAAGAATTGA
- a CDS encoding DUF1796 family putative cysteine peptidase: MNLSNIKQKYNAVFSLGQNCWPAWALYQLGLSPFFGVIDFMLSPSLEKVNLLLQNRFHRFLELENLSFISFWDDDAKLRLRDNIYEIDSCHDFKTDVNTPTSWPSYTDIKLNYEHRINRFLTTVEMEESILFIRTGGTYEEALFLEQILSQMVKHNFSVLSLLPADVPTITEEDWGLQNICVIKCPVMDIYQYNEAFWKELLDGITISSTT, translated from the coding sequence ATGAATCTATCCAATATAAAACAAAAGTATAATGCTGTATTTAGCTTAGGACAAAACTGCTGGCCTGCTTGGGCTTTATATCAACTAGGATTATCCCCATTTTTTGGCGTTATTGATTTTATGCTAAGTCCTTCATTAGAGAAAGTAAATTTATTATTACAAAATCGCTTTCACCGTTTTTTAGAATTAGAAAATTTGTCCTTCATCTCATTTTGGGATGATGATGCGAAATTAAGACTACGAGACAACATTTATGAAATTGACTCCTGCCATGACTTTAAAACAGATGTAAATACACCAACTTCTTGGCCTTCTTATACAGATATTAAATTAAATTATGAGCATCGGATTAATCGTTTTCTAACTACAGTAGAAATGGAAGAATCCATATTGTTTATTCGAACCGGGGGAACATATGAAGAAGCACTTTTTCTTGAACAAATTTTATCTCAAATGGTCAAGCATAACTTCTCCGTCCTTTCATTACTTCCTGCCGATGTACCAACTATCACTGAAGAAGATTGGGGATTACAAAACATTTGCGTTATAAAATGCCCAGTGATGGATATATACCAGTACAATGAAGCATTTTGGAAAGAACTATTAGACGGTATTACAATTAGCTCAACAACGTGA
- a CDS encoding DUF3139 domain-containing protein, producing MFIIVLLISLIANAKVFLLDKYMYVGEKEKREEAIIAMMWHLQDKGYKESDILYIKPAFYSKMDSYGMNVQFKDEPNESYTYRVLKDAKTNKLTVHQDSNEPGGMGGKHQELK from the coding sequence GTGTTTATCATTGTATTGTTAATTAGCTTAATTGCAAATGCTAAAGTGTTTCTTTTGGACAAATATATGTATGTTGGTGAAAAAGAAAAGCGAGAAGAAGCAATTATCGCAATGATGTGGCATTTGCAAGATAAAGGATATAAAGAAAGTGATATTTTATATATAAAACCGGCCTTTTATAGCAAAATGGATTCGTATGGTATGAATGTGCAGTTTAAAGATGAACCAAATGAATCATATACATATAGAGTTTTAAAAGATGCGAAAACAAATAAACTAACTGTACACCAAGATAGCAATGAGCCAGGTGGTATGGGCGGGAAGCATCAAGAGCTTAAATAA